One Nicotiana tomentosiformis chromosome 4, ASM39032v3, whole genome shotgun sequence genomic window carries:
- the LOC104106944 gene encoding peptidyl-prolyl cis-trans isomerase FKBP62-like isoform X2, with translation MVEFSRANAEAFIDEDDEEAGEEIESAPPLNIGDEREINSNGLKKKLIKLGLGWETPEFGDEVTVHYVGSLRDGTKCVSTRDKEKVATGVDCGIVTMRKGETALFTLPPRTGFGLADLDAVSSNSVVQFEVELVSWITVVDVCKDGGIIKKIMEKGELIGPPDDLDEVLAKYVVRLLDGVIVAKTPEHGVEFYVKDGHFCQALPKAIKTMRRGEKVNLIVQPQYAFVDGVKDSENGFPSILPCSILSIDLELVSFKPVINVTGDLGVLKKILKEGEGTLTANEGAAVTIRYTAKLEDGTLLEKRGFDGEAALKFTTDEEQVIAGLDRAVTTMKKGEHAIVTAKPDYGFGNTEVKRDLAMVPPCSTIVFEVEMLEFTKEKDPWEMNKHERIQVSQRKKEEGNLLFKNGKYQRAMKKYEKAVDYINEDGTFEDDDQRLVKSLRVSCWLNGAACCLKQNDFQEAFKLCSKVLEIESCNVKALYRRAQAFMETADLHLAELDFKKALEIDPQNREVKLIQKTLKQLQVESNKKDAKLYTTMFTRLSNENSSAAKRLKVEETESKNEENVGDINMP, from the exons ATGGTGGAATTTTCCAGGGCAAATGCCGAAGCATTTATAGATGAAGATGATGAAGAGGCAGGGGAAGAAATAGAATCAGCACCACCACTCAATATTGGCGATGAAAGGGAAATTAACTCAAATGGTCTTAAGAAGAAGCTTATTAAGCTTGGACTTGGTTGGGAAACCCCTGAATTTGGTGATGAAGTCACTG TTCACTATGTTGGTAGCCTACGTGATGGAACCAAATGTGTTTCGACTAGGGACAAAG AGAAAGTTGCCACTGGCGTAGATTGCGGAATTGTCACGATGAGGAAAGGTGAAACGGCATTGTTCACATTGCCCCCAAGAACTGGTTTTGGATTGGCGGACTTGGATGCAGTTTCATCGAATTCTGTAGTTCAGTTTGAGGTCGAGCTAGTATCATGGATCACAGTAGTGGATGTCTGCAAGGATGGTGGTATTATCAAGAAAATTATGGAGAAGGGGGAGCTAATAGGACCTCCTGATGACTTGGATGAAGTTCTAG CGAAGTATGTGGTGAGGCTGCTTGATGGTGTAATTGTTGCAAAAACACCTGAACACGGAGTGGAGTTTTATGTCAAAGATG GCCATTTTTGTCAAGCATTACCAAAAGCGATCAAGACAATGAGAAGGGGAGAGAAAGTGAATTTAATTGTTCAGCCTCAGT ATGCCTTTGTTGACGGGGTTAAGGATTCTGAAAACGGCTTCCCTTCAATTCTTCCATGTTCTATCCTGAGTATTGATCTTGAACTGGTTTCTTTCAAGCCGGTAATAAATGTGACTGGTGATTTGGGAGTTTTAAAGAAGATTTTAAAAGAGGGGGAAGGCACTCTTACTGCAAACGAAGGTGCTGCTGTAACTA TTAGATATACAGCTAAGCTTGAGGATGGCACTTTACTAGAGAAAAGAGGCTTCGATGGAGAGGCTGCATTGAAGTTTACAACTGATGAAG AACAAGTCATTGCTGGACTGGACCGAGCAGTTACTACAATGAAGAAGGGTGAACACGCAATAGTGACAGCTAAACCTGACTATGGGTTTGGAAATACTGAAGTGAAGCGGGATCTTGCTATGGTTCCTCCTTGCTCAACCATAGTTTTCGAAGTTGAGATGTTGGAGTTCACAAAG GAAAAGGATCCTTgggaaatgaataaacatgagaGAATCCAAGTGTCCCAAAGGAAGAAAGAAGAGGGCAATCTACTCTTCAAAAACGGAAAGTATCAAAGAGCAATGAAGAAATATGAGAAG GCTGTTGATTATATTAATGAAGATGGAACCtttgaagatgatgatcaaaggctAGTGAAATCATTGAGAGTGTCATGCTGGTTGAATGGTGCTGCTTGTTGTCTCAAACAAAATGATTTCCAGGAAGCATTTAAGCTATGTTCCAAG GTCTTAGAAATTGAGTCCTGCAATGTGAAAGCATTATATAGGAGAGCACAAGCTTTTATGGAAACAGCTGATCTGCACTTGGCAGAATTGGATTTCAAGAAGGCCCTAGAAATTGATCCACAGAACAG GGAGGTGAAACTGATACAGAAAACACTGAAACAACTCCAAGTAGAGAGCAATaagaaagatgcaaagctctACACAACAATGTTCACACGCTTGTCAAATGAGAACTCTTCGGCGGCAAAG AGATTGAAAGTTGAAGAAACGGAGAGCAAGAATGAAGAAAATGTTGGTGATATCAACATGCCTTGA
- the LOC104112056 gene encoding uncharacterized protein gives MYIDKADHDEKPGWKLFFDGATNMKGVGIGAVLISETRHHYPVIAQLRFYCTNNMAEYEACILGLRLAIDMGVQEILVLGDSNLSVEFRHIPRIHNEIADALATLASILHHPDKTYVDPLHIQIRDQNAYCNMVEEEPDGEPWFHDVKEYIKSGVYPVHVTGATPYLLVYGTEAVIPAEVEIPSMRIVAEAEIDDDEWVKTRLEQLNLIDEKRLAAVCHGQLYQKKMAREYNKKVRPRKFEVGQLVLKCILPHQAEAKGKFAPNWQGRSL, from the exons atgtatATTGACAAGGCTGATCATGATGAAAAGccaggttggaaactcttctttgatggagctactaatatgaaaggtgtcggaataggggctgtactcatttctgaaacaaggCATCACTATCCCGTAATAGCTCAACTTCGattttattgcactaacaacatggctgaatacgaggcatgcattctgggtttgaggctagctatagacatgggagttcaagaaatattggttttgggagattcaaattt gtcggtagaattcaggcatattcccaggattcaCAATGAGATTGCCGATGCCTTGGCTACTCTGGCGTCAATACTACACCATCCAGATAAGACTTATGTTGACCCTCTGCATATCCAAATCCGTGATCAGAATGCCTATTGCAATATGGTTGAGGAGGAACCTGATGGTGAGCCTTGGTTCCATGATGTCAAGGAATACATCAAATCGGGGGTATATCCGGTGCATGTCACAG gtgcaactccctatttgctggtatatggaaccgaggcagttatacctgcagaagttgagattccaTCCATGCGGATCGTTGctgaagctgaaattgatgatgatgagtgggtcaagacccggctagagcaattgaatttgattgatgaaaaaagattggcagcagtatgtcacggtcaattGTATCAGAAAAAAATGGCAAGAGAatacaacaagaaggtgcgtccCCGGAAATTTGAGGTGGGTCAGTTGGTGTTGAAATgcatccttccacatcaggctgaagctaaaggcaagttcgccccaaactggcagggccgttcattgtga
- the LOC138909081 gene encoding uncharacterized protein, translating to MKPPTYHEIKGPYLNKEVEETNKIVEEHKVVWNKYGCSIMMDKWTARTGKMIINVLVNSPKGSLFLESIDASDSSTDHIKMFTLFQNTIEKIGPSKVVQVVTDNASENVKAGGMVEGAYKNVYWTPCAAHCINLIFGDIFKEKPFSTVFGQGVRIHSYISQRSLLLNMMRRFTRQKNLVKPGKTRFATAFLTLHSIHLQKSNLRKLFTSEEWSKSKFAKESAGKDVARIILSYSFWNNVLHALKIGGPLVKVLRLVDGEQKRPMGYLYEAMDRAKEAIQASFTDEQKYAKVFQIIDARWSEQLHRPLHAAGLILNPSLFYDQHENNSLAREVWTGFHEVVIKLTPDEDLQEKIVDQLAIYKAAEGLFKLRLAIKQRKMKSPVEWWDQYGVETPYLQTFAIRVLSLTCSSSGCERNWSVFEHARSVLR from the exons ATGAAGCCTCCCACTTATCATGAAATCAAAGGTCCTTATCTAAATAAGGAAGTGGAGGAGACTAATAAAATTGTGGAGGAACATAAAGTTGTGTGGAACAAGTATGGCTGCTCCATTATGATGGATAAGTGGACGGCAAGAACTGGAAAAATGATTATTAACGTGTTGGTGAATTCTCCCAAGGGAAGTTTGTTTCTTGAGTCCATTGATGCTAGCGACTCATCCACTGACCACATCAAAATGTTCACCTTGTTTCAGAACACCATTGAAAAGATTGGCCCAAGCAAAGTTGTTCAAGTGGTCACTGATAATGCGAGTGAAAATGTGAAAGCGGGTGGCATGGTGGAAGGAGCATACAAGAATGTCTATTGGACTCCATGTGCGGCTCATTGTATCAACTTAATCTTCGGGgacattttcaaggaaaaaccctTCTCTACAGTTTTTGGCCAGGGCGTTAGGATACATTCTTATATTTCTCAGCGGTCCTTGTTATTGAATATGATGAGAAGATTCACCAGACAAAAAAATTTGGTGAAACCGGGCAAGACAAGGTTCGCCACTGCtttcttgactttacatagtatCCACTTGCAAAAATCCAATTTGAGAAAGTTGTTCACTTCAGAGGAATGGAGCAAGAGTAAATTTGCAAAGGAAAGTGCGGGGAAAGATGTTGCACGCATtattctttcttattctttttggAATAATGTCCTCCATGCTCTTAAAATTGGTGGCCCTTTGGTTAAAGTACTCCGTTTGGTAGATGGGGAGCAAAAACGACCAATGGGCTACCTCTATGAAGCTATGGATAGGGCCAAGGAGGCTATTCAAGCATCATTCACTGATGAGCAGAAATATGCAAAGGTCTTTCAGATCATTGATGCAAGATGGAGTGAGCAACTTCATAGACCTTTGCATGCAGCTGGACTTATTCTGAACCCGTCACTCTTTTATGATCAGCATGAGAATAATTCATTGGCTAGAGAAGTGTGGACAGGATTCCATGAGGTTGTTATCAAGTTGACCCCAGATGAAGACTTGCAAGAAAAGATAGTAGATCAGCTTGCTATTTACAAGGCAGCTGAGGGACTTTTTAAGCTCCGACTTGCTATTAAACAAAGAAAGATGAAGTCGCCAG TTGAGTGGTGGGACCAATATGGTGTAGAGACTCCATATTTACAGACTTTCGCCATCAGAGTTCTAAGTTTAACTTGTAGCTCATCCGGATGTGAAAGGAACTGGAGCGTTTTTGAACACGCGAGAAGTGTTTTGAGATAA
- the LOC104106944 gene encoding peptidyl-prolyl cis-trans isomerase FKBP62-like isoform X1, with protein sequence MVEFSRANAEAFIDEDDEEAGEEIESAPPLNIGDEREINSNGLKKKLIKLGLGWETPEFGDEVTVHYVGSLRDGTKCVSTRDKGKPVTFKLGQEKVATGVDCGIVTMRKGETALFTLPPRTGFGLADLDAVSSNSVVQFEVELVSWITVVDVCKDGGIIKKIMEKGELIGPPDDLDEVLAKYVVRLLDGVIVAKTPEHGVEFYVKDGHFCQALPKAIKTMRRGEKVNLIVQPQYAFVDGVKDSENGFPSILPCSILSIDLELVSFKPVINVTGDLGVLKKILKEGEGTLTANEGAAVTIRYTAKLEDGTLLEKRGFDGEAALKFTTDEEQVIAGLDRAVTTMKKGEHAIVTAKPDYGFGNTEVKRDLAMVPPCSTIVFEVEMLEFTKEKDPWEMNKHERIQVSQRKKEEGNLLFKNGKYQRAMKKYEKAVDYINEDGTFEDDDQRLVKSLRVSCWLNGAACCLKQNDFQEAFKLCSKVLEIESCNVKALYRRAQAFMETADLHLAELDFKKALEIDPQNREVKLIQKTLKQLQVESNKKDAKLYTTMFTRLSNENSSAAKRLKVEETESKNEENVGDINMP encoded by the exons ATGGTGGAATTTTCCAGGGCAAATGCCGAAGCATTTATAGATGAAGATGATGAAGAGGCAGGGGAAGAAATAGAATCAGCACCACCACTCAATATTGGCGATGAAAGGGAAATTAACTCAAATGGTCTTAAGAAGAAGCTTATTAAGCTTGGACTTGGTTGGGAAACCCCTGAATTTGGTGATGAAGTCACTG TTCACTATGTTGGTAGCCTACGTGATGGAACCAAATGTGTTTCGACTAGGGACAAAGGTAAACCTGTTACGTTCAAGCTTGGCCAAG AGAAAGTTGCCACTGGCGTAGATTGCGGAATTGTCACGATGAGGAAAGGTGAAACGGCATTGTTCACATTGCCCCCAAGAACTGGTTTTGGATTGGCGGACTTGGATGCAGTTTCATCGAATTCTGTAGTTCAGTTTGAGGTCGAGCTAGTATCATGGATCACAGTAGTGGATGTCTGCAAGGATGGTGGTATTATCAAGAAAATTATGGAGAAGGGGGAGCTAATAGGACCTCCTGATGACTTGGATGAAGTTCTAG CGAAGTATGTGGTGAGGCTGCTTGATGGTGTAATTGTTGCAAAAACACCTGAACACGGAGTGGAGTTTTATGTCAAAGATG GCCATTTTTGTCAAGCATTACCAAAAGCGATCAAGACAATGAGAAGGGGAGAGAAAGTGAATTTAATTGTTCAGCCTCAGT ATGCCTTTGTTGACGGGGTTAAGGATTCTGAAAACGGCTTCCCTTCAATTCTTCCATGTTCTATCCTGAGTATTGATCTTGAACTGGTTTCTTTCAAGCCGGTAATAAATGTGACTGGTGATTTGGGAGTTTTAAAGAAGATTTTAAAAGAGGGGGAAGGCACTCTTACTGCAAACGAAGGTGCTGCTGTAACTA TTAGATATACAGCTAAGCTTGAGGATGGCACTTTACTAGAGAAAAGAGGCTTCGATGGAGAGGCTGCATTGAAGTTTACAACTGATGAAG AACAAGTCATTGCTGGACTGGACCGAGCAGTTACTACAATGAAGAAGGGTGAACACGCAATAGTGACAGCTAAACCTGACTATGGGTTTGGAAATACTGAAGTGAAGCGGGATCTTGCTATGGTTCCTCCTTGCTCAACCATAGTTTTCGAAGTTGAGATGTTGGAGTTCACAAAG GAAAAGGATCCTTgggaaatgaataaacatgagaGAATCCAAGTGTCCCAAAGGAAGAAAGAAGAGGGCAATCTACTCTTCAAAAACGGAAAGTATCAAAGAGCAATGAAGAAATATGAGAAG GCTGTTGATTATATTAATGAAGATGGAACCtttgaagatgatgatcaaaggctAGTGAAATCATTGAGAGTGTCATGCTGGTTGAATGGTGCTGCTTGTTGTCTCAAACAAAATGATTTCCAGGAAGCATTTAAGCTATGTTCCAAG GTCTTAGAAATTGAGTCCTGCAATGTGAAAGCATTATATAGGAGAGCACAAGCTTTTATGGAAACAGCTGATCTGCACTTGGCAGAATTGGATTTCAAGAAGGCCCTAGAAATTGATCCACAGAACAG GGAGGTGAAACTGATACAGAAAACACTGAAACAACTCCAAGTAGAGAGCAATaagaaagatgcaaagctctACACAACAATGTTCACACGCTTGTCAAATGAGAACTCTTCGGCGGCAAAG AGATTGAAAGTTGAAGAAACGGAGAGCAAGAATGAAGAAAATGTTGGTGATATCAACATGCCTTGA
- the LOC104106944 gene encoding peptidyl-prolyl cis-trans isomerase FKBP62-like isoform X3, with protein MRRGEKVNLIVQPQYAFVDGVKDSENGFPSILPCSILSIDLELVSFKPVINVTGDLGVLKKILKEGEGTLTANEGAAVTIRYTAKLEDGTLLEKRGFDGEAALKFTTDEEQVIAGLDRAVTTMKKGEHAIVTAKPDYGFGNTEVKRDLAMVPPCSTIVFEVEMLEFTKEKDPWEMNKHERIQVSQRKKEEGNLLFKNGKYQRAMKKYEKAVDYINEDGTFEDDDQRLVKSLRVSCWLNGAACCLKQNDFQEAFKLCSKVLEIESCNVKALYRRAQAFMETADLHLAELDFKKALEIDPQNREVKLIQKTLKQLQVESNKKDAKLYTTMFTRLSNENSSAAKRLKVEETESKNEENVGDINMP; from the exons ATGAGAAGGGGAGAGAAAGTGAATTTAATTGTTCAGCCTCAGT ATGCCTTTGTTGACGGGGTTAAGGATTCTGAAAACGGCTTCCCTTCAATTCTTCCATGTTCTATCCTGAGTATTGATCTTGAACTGGTTTCTTTCAAGCCGGTAATAAATGTGACTGGTGATTTGGGAGTTTTAAAGAAGATTTTAAAAGAGGGGGAAGGCACTCTTACTGCAAACGAAGGTGCTGCTGTAACTA TTAGATATACAGCTAAGCTTGAGGATGGCACTTTACTAGAGAAAAGAGGCTTCGATGGAGAGGCTGCATTGAAGTTTACAACTGATGAAG AACAAGTCATTGCTGGACTGGACCGAGCAGTTACTACAATGAAGAAGGGTGAACACGCAATAGTGACAGCTAAACCTGACTATGGGTTTGGAAATACTGAAGTGAAGCGGGATCTTGCTATGGTTCCTCCTTGCTCAACCATAGTTTTCGAAGTTGAGATGTTGGAGTTCACAAAG GAAAAGGATCCTTgggaaatgaataaacatgagaGAATCCAAGTGTCCCAAAGGAAGAAAGAAGAGGGCAATCTACTCTTCAAAAACGGAAAGTATCAAAGAGCAATGAAGAAATATGAGAAG GCTGTTGATTATATTAATGAAGATGGAACCtttgaagatgatgatcaaaggctAGTGAAATCATTGAGAGTGTCATGCTGGTTGAATGGTGCTGCTTGTTGTCTCAAACAAAATGATTTCCAGGAAGCATTTAAGCTATGTTCCAAG GTCTTAGAAATTGAGTCCTGCAATGTGAAAGCATTATATAGGAGAGCACAAGCTTTTATGGAAACAGCTGATCTGCACTTGGCAGAATTGGATTTCAAGAAGGCCCTAGAAATTGATCCACAGAACAG GGAGGTGAAACTGATACAGAAAACACTGAAACAACTCCAAGTAGAGAGCAATaagaaagatgcaaagctctACACAACAATGTTCACACGCTTGTCAAATGAGAACTCTTCGGCGGCAAAG AGATTGAAAGTTGAAGAAACGGAGAGCAAGAATGAAGAAAATGTTGGTGATATCAACATGCCTTGA
- the LOC138910376 gene encoding uncharacterized protein, which produces MGLRSIQPYAPHRVLRQLGRYQIVPYDEDLSPQVIELCPKATFPEERVRQIWHQCRFLEPHTQVRDLSMGEVGSNYAIWYGKRSRVDQEPEQPAKRPHVQQFTDGAREQWVWLAKEKEYRTTINKLEEQIEKIKFDSSLQAAEDEGEKKSKVGQSAEEHARLAHQLKQKYDKEVAILQKKLVALENEMVKQVKDFKTEREHCYALIYQLTLQQLQDQNNIDTQVLEARAQQIGRLLQEKGVIRMRIKEITDYVQDEIFRKVKSLEQSLKNMQGIGSQVSVAYKDLCLFPDVQLPTGFKMPKFDLYDGHGDPVAYLRGFCSKMRGAGGKDELLMAYFSQSLSGATLEWYTRQDASRWYTWDDLAQAFARHFQYNIYIIPDRLSLTKVEKKPSESFREYCFRWREQAARVNPPMEEDEMVEYFLQALEPTYFGHLISAIGHDTEKCWHLKRAIQKLIDTNQIMVQSSEGPNTNQNPLPTHAETHMIEIVHKDGEPKNSSKSVMMIRASESNPFKAPDFAKAMPLTVEGVSGKLSTLDVKPSVLVVKGPPIDVEANQEKQKVIVPGVPGKPVIIVEGARITPVIIKLVTQLPMVDTKAVPWNYKQIANKIFEANRITFSDDELPMEGTEHNKALYLTVKCEDSAVSRVLVDNGSSANIFPLSTLQKLKISTERIHMNNIHAAKAIPSSLHQMVKFEWDRQEIVVHGDENLSAYNDTIVLFIKVEDDKGPWVYQTFETVSVEKIPEGECIPGPKLPSVSVMVANEMLKNGFVPGKGLGSSLQGIAHPVYPCESFGTFGLGFTLTGKDMKKAKNLKRKAWSLPKHVPHISNSFYAGFNGMTCMRNFQPNLKSQSNSKTTIQEVECDDETEYDEEAVFQEISRELNHFEEKPKPNLNETEAINLEDQDNIRETKISVHLEPQIKEEIIKELFEYKDIFAWSYDDMPGLSTDLVVHKLPTDPAFPPVKQKLRKFKTDMSVKIKEEITKQLDAKVIRVTRYPTWLANVVPVPKKDGKTRVCVDYRDLNKASPKDNFPLPNIHILIDNCAKHEIGSFVDCYAGYYQILMDEEDAEKTAFITP; this is translated from the exons ATGGGTCTTCGGAGTATTCAACCATATGCCCCACATCGGGTCCTACGCCAATTGGGCAGATACCAAATAGTCCCCTATGACGAAGATTTGAGTCCACAGGTTATTGAACTATGCCCAAAAGCCACATTTCCAGAAGAAAGGGTTCGTCAGATTTGGCACCAATGTAGGTTCTTGGAACCACATACTCAAGTACGAGATTTGTCCATGGGTGAAGTAGGATCCAACTACGCCATATGGTATGGTAAAAGAAGTCGGGTCGATCAAGAGCCAGAACAGCCCGCCAAAAGGccccatgtccaacaattcaccgatggagcacgagagcaatgggtttggttagctaaagaaaaggaataccgGACTACTATAAACAAACTAGaagaacaaattgaaaaaatcaaatttgatagtagtttgcaggcagctgaagatgaaggggaaaagaagag CAAAGTTGGCCAAAGTGCAGAAGAACATGCTAGATTAGCCCACCAAttgaagcagaaatatgacaaagaagtagcaattttacagaaaaagctggttgccctggaaaatgaaatggtcaagcaagtaaaggatttcaagacagaaagagagcattgctatgcATTGATTTATCAACTAACCCTGCAACAGTTACAAGACCAAAACAACATAGATACACAAGTGTTAGAGGCTCGGGCCCAGCAGATTGGACGTTTgcttcaagaaaagggtgtcatcagaatgaggattaaagagataactgattatgtt CAGGATGAGAtattcaggaaagtgaagagtctagagcaatctttgaagaacatgcaagggataggaagccaagtaagtgtggcttaTAAGGATTTATGCTTATTCCCTGATGTCCAACTGCCCActgggttcaagatgcccaagtttgacctgtacgatggacatggagatcccGTGGCCTATTTGAGAGGCTTTTGCAGCAAGATGAGAGGCGCCGGTGGGAAAGACGAATTATTAATGGCGTATTTCAGTCAGAGTCTGAGTGGGGCAACTTTGgaatggtacacccgccaagacgctagcaggtggtacacatgggacgacttggctcaggcctttgctcggcactttcagtacaatatatACATTATCCCGGAtcgcctatctttgaccaaggtagagaagaagcccagcgagagctttagggaatattgtttcagatggagagaacaagctgcacgggtcaatcctccaatggaagaagatgagatggtcgagtactttcttcaagccttAGAACCTACTTAttttggccatttgatctcagccatag ggcacgacacagagaagtgttggcatttgaagagggcgatccaaaagcttattgatacaaatcaaattaTGGTCCAGAGCTCGGAGGGGCCAAACACcaaccaaaatcctttgccgactcatgcagagacacatatgattgagatagttcataaggaTGGGGAGCCCAAGAATTCTTCCAAGTCCGTCATGATGATCCGGGCTAGCGAAAGTAATCCATTTAAAGCTCCAGATTTTGCAAAAGCAATGCCCTTGACAGTTGAAGGGGTGTCGGGGAAGCTAAGCACGCTCGACGTGAAGCCATCTGTATTGGTTGTGAAAGGGCCTCCGATTGATGTTGAAGCGAACCAGGAAAAGCAAAAAGTGATTGTACCGGGGGTCCCGGGCAAgcctgtcataatcgtggaaggAGCTCGTATTACCCCCGTTATTATTAAGCTAGTGACCCAGTTACCAATGGTTGACACAAAGGCCGTCCCGTGGAATTACAAACAG attgctaacaagattttcgaagcaaacaggatcactttctcagatgatgaacttcctatggAGGGTACAGAGCACAACAAagctctttatctcacagtgaAATGCGAGGATTCTGCTGTCTCAAGGGTACTGGTTGATAACGGTTCTAGTGCAAATATTTTCCCCctgtccactttgcaaaagttgaagatcagcactgaaaggatccacatgaacaat ATACATGCTGCCAAGGCAATCccgtcttctctgcatcaaatggtGAAGTTTGAATGGGACAGgcaggaaatagttgtgcacggtgatgagaactTATCTGCTTACAATGACACAATTGTTCTATTTATTAaagttgaagatgataaagggccttgggtTTACCAAACGTTCGAAACAGTGTCTGTCGAGAAGATTCCTGAAGGAGAATGCATTCCAGGTCCGAAGCTACCATCTGTGTccgtcatggtagcaaatgaaatgttgaagaatggttttgTGCCGGGTAAAGGCCTGGGTTCGTCTCTGCAGGGTATTGCACATCCGGTGTATCCATGTGAAAGTTTCGGTACATTTGGTTTAGGATTCACACTCACAGGGAAGGACATGAAAAAGGctaaaaatttgaaaagaaaggcatggtcacttcctaagcatgttccacatatctccaa TTCTTTTTATGCTGGTTTCAATGGCATGACATGCATGAGAaattttcagccaaatcttaaaagccaatctaattcCAAAACAACAATCCAAGAAGTAGAGTgtgatgatgaaacagaatatgatgaagaagcagtATTTCAAGAAATTAGTAGAGAACTAAATCACTTTGAAGAAAAACCCAAGCCTAATCTGAATGAAactgaagcaatcaatttagAAGATCAAGATAATATCagggaaaccaagataagtgtgcatctggaaccacaaatcaaggaagaaataatcaaagaactgtttgaatataaagatatttttgcatggtcgtatgacgacatgccgggtttgagcaCTGACTTGGTAGTTCATAAATTGCCAACTGATCCGGCATTCCCTCCAGTCAAGCAAAAGTTAAGGAAGTTCAAGACTGACATGAGTgtgaagatcaaagaagaaatcacaaagcagcttgacgcaaaggtcattcgggtcactcgatatcccacttggttagctaatgtcgtgccagtaccaaagaaggatggtaagaccaGGGTCTGTGTCGATTATCGTGATCTCaataaggcaagtccaaaagATAACTTTCCATTGCCTAACATCCATATTCTGATCGACAATTGTGCCAAACATGAGATtgggtcttttgtggattgctacgCGGGATATTACCAGATCCTGATGGAtgaggaagatgcagaaaagacagcatTCATCACACCATGA
- the LOC104106942 gene encoding caffeoyl-CoA O-methyltransferase 3-like, with protein sequence MATNGENQNGRHQEVGHKSLLQSDALYEYILDASVYPREPEPTKELREITAKHPWNIMTTSADEGQFLSMLLKLINAKNTMEIGVFTGYYSLLTTAMALPDDGKIIVKENILNNIANFSL encoded by the exons ATGGCAACCAATGGTGAAAATCAGAATGGAAGACACCAAGAAGTTGGACACAAGAGTCTTTTGCAAAGTGATGCCCTTTATGAG TACATTCTTGACGCAAGTGTGTATCCAAGAGAACCTGAACCCACGAAAGAGCTAAGAGAAATTACTGCAAAACACCCTTG GAATATCATGACCACCTCTGCTGATGAAGGCCAATTCTTGAGCATGCTTCTCAAACTCATCAATGCCAAGAATACTATGGAAATTGGTGTTTTTACTGGTTATTATTCTCTGCTTACTACTGCTATGGCTCTTCCCGATGATGGCAag ATAATCGTAAAAGAAAATATACTTAATAATATTGCAAACTTTTCACTTTAA